From Solwaraspora sp. WMMD1047, the proteins below share one genomic window:
- a CDS encoding sugar phosphate nucleotidyltransferase has product MPTKAVIAVAGFGTRFFPVAKTLNKCMLPILTKPVVQYAVEDCVRAGITDIAIVTAPGQAGSQVRHYFTADPDTEAYFHDRGWDDKWRPAAHLQDLATFTFLEQPRDQRYGTAVPAMVARDFIAGEDFVLLAGDDLLLRADGGSDIADLVDRAWQAGVSAALAAATVDGTQAYRYGVLSTANRDADTHIFTGIVEKPRDWQKPTCFVNISRYYLPADITGYFDRLRPDPSTGEYQTTDVIEAYATDHETLVSPITGTYYDCGNINGWLAANNAAAGLADR; this is encoded by the coding sequence GTGCCCACGAAAGCCGTGATCGCCGTGGCCGGCTTCGGCACGCGATTCTTCCCTGTCGCCAAGACGCTCAACAAATGCATGCTTCCGATCCTCACCAAGCCGGTCGTCCAATACGCGGTCGAGGACTGCGTCCGGGCCGGAATCACCGACATCGCCATCGTCACAGCCCCCGGCCAGGCCGGCAGCCAGGTCCGCCACTACTTCACCGCCGACCCGGACACCGAGGCGTACTTCCACGACCGAGGCTGGGACGACAAGTGGCGACCGGCTGCCCACCTGCAGGACCTGGCCACCTTCACGTTCCTCGAACAACCCCGGGACCAGCGGTACGGCACCGCCGTACCGGCCATGGTCGCCCGGGACTTCATCGCGGGCGAGGACTTCGTACTGCTCGCGGGCGATGACCTGCTCCTTCGGGCTGACGGCGGGTCTGACATCGCTGATCTTGTCGATCGGGCGTGGCAGGCGGGGGTGTCCGCCGCGCTCGCGGCCGCCACGGTCGACGGCACGCAGGCCTACCGGTACGGGGTGCTGTCCACAGCCAACCGTGACGCCGATACGCACATCTTCACGGGCATCGTCGAGAAGCCCCGCGACTGGCAGAAACCCACCTGCTTCGTCAACATCAGCCGCTACTACCTGCCGGCAGACATCACCGGGTACTTCGATCGGCTCCGGCCGGATCCGAGCACCGGCGAATACCAGACGACCGATGTCATCGAGGCGTACGCCACCGACCACGAAACCCTCGTCTCGCCCATCACCGGCACCTACTACGACTGCGGAAACATCAACGGCTGGCTCGCCGCCAACAACGCCGCCGCCGGGCTGGCCGACCGGTAG